Proteins encoded by one window of Flavobacterium sp. N502540:
- a CDS encoding T9SS type A sorting domain-containing protein, with protein sequence MKNIFFSTFSIAQLKFIPVLLLLNFNMSFSQSGPYSYFAPYGNNVFTSTSKADHNSQFISADQLDNLSQNTDGLVIIADFEAPKDGDRLLSFESSKGKFLEIFYQDQTMMLRRYHENGTHFDYLLFDPLFTLKDQTPVDAVWTVRYFFTARFMWIEVQIKQTPLPTTTQYLSATYFGLDYKFNEANSPMNEFLNRSATAKITFGSNTNNNKFKIPAAVKIHEFNYSELKDHVQTHFSYPKKGNNTQGKREVAATFATPDDKNNEFDKVKTEGLETNNDFEFKVYPNPSKDYFNIEINSNSNREIKIQIFDMQGKKLYSETKNLNLGYNKITINHSDIRSNSDVMILKITSKETTYSYKLLHN encoded by the coding sequence ATGAAAAATATATTTTTTAGTACTTTTTCGATAGCGCAACTAAAGTTTATACCAGTACTATTGCTGCTAAATTTTAATATGTCGTTTTCTCAATCAGGGCCATATTCCTACTTTGCGCCTTATGGGAATAATGTATTTACAAGTACATCAAAAGCGGATCATAATTCGCAGTTTATTTCAGCGGATCAATTAGATAATTTATCACAAAATACTGATGGGCTAGTGATAATTGCTGATTTTGAAGCACCGAAGGACGGAGATCGATTATTGAGCTTTGAAAGCAGTAAAGGGAAATTTTTAGAGATCTTCTATCAAGATCAAACCATGATGCTTAGACGATATCATGAAAATGGCACTCACTTCGATTATCTTTTATTTGATCCGCTGTTTACCTTGAAAGACCAGACTCCTGTTGATGCAGTCTGGACAGTGCGATACTTTTTTACAGCCCGCTTTATGTGGATTGAAGTGCAAATAAAGCAAACTCCACTTCCAACCACCACTCAGTATTTGTCAGCAACTTACTTTGGTCTGGATTACAAGTTCAACGAGGCTAATTCTCCAATGAATGAATTTTTAAACCGATCTGCTACAGCTAAAATTACATTCGGTTCTAATACCAACAATAATAAATTTAAAATACCAGCGGCAGTCAAAATACATGAATTTAATTATTCAGAACTTAAAGATCATGTGCAAACTCATTTTTCATATCCCAAAAAAGGAAATAATACACAAGGAAAAAGAGAAGTTGCAGCCACATTTGCAACTCCTGACGATAAGAATAACGAATTCGATAAAGTAAAAACAGAGGGTTTAGAAACAAATAATGATTTTGAATTTAAAGTTTACCCAAATCCATCAAAAGACTACTTTAATATCGAGATCAATTCAAATAGCAATCGCGAAATTAAAATTCAAATTTTTGATATGCAAGGAAAGAAATTGTATTCTGAAACCAAAAATCTAAATTTAGGCTATAACAAAATTACAATAAACCATAGTGATATCAGATCGAATAGCGATGTAATGATTTTAAAAATAACTAGTAAAGAGACTACTTATTCATATAAACTACTCCACAACTAA
- a CDS encoding glycerophosphodiester phosphodiesterase family protein: protein MYTINLYFENFSLKFLFFLSQFLFFFSSTTVLGQGKVALSTTAEISLLNIFAPDADLTGGIIGEVSGNGSIQMEVWTYDESRPNKKGTLIYKLATNATTNNFGGASFTQTKNSMTSSDATWLSNYPDTWETGDIKRALWAIDKSRYDKSQKTSVYNFLSTGIKVNIFVFTTNAVFSRIKVPGIGVVGSLGGNVQFDSNHFCHNLDNSGDPICTIWSKIKSPDLEHGSNLVFAAHRGYWGYDLGNGPPENTPEAIKAALKYTKVIESDITRTKDNLIVVSHDYYLPRLTNYSGPDTDYIYDKTLNELKTLKLRKRNGTVSDNNFITFSDLLDEMIANKTILTIDIKSAKSRNDMYTKECIARCDYDPLLNPINADRMQKEDYMLILRKCIEVANTKNALKYLAFKVTYPYQDIVNGMPPGFDINLLSKILYFPVLQPGGDIQSKAQFIDTWYSAAGNKIMAFETNFKSENETTIASFSRGGKLYRNLFEYAYKVTGLRPGIYSEEAMGPKGNVDRWAQWNIKDMRIDVRGDHYFLNSIPYFNISVLTTDRPDIWSQIQSKF from the coding sequence ATGTATACTATAAATCTTTATTTCGAAAATTTTAGTCTAAAATTCTTGTTTTTTTTAAGTCAATTCTTGTTTTTTTTCTCTTCTACTACAGTATTAGGACAGGGAAAAGTAGCATTAAGCACGACAGCTGAAATAAGTTTACTAAATATTTTTGCTCCGGATGCAGATTTAACGGGAGGAATAATTGGGGAGGTATCTGGTAATGGCAGCATTCAAATGGAAGTTTGGACGTATGATGAAAGCAGGCCTAATAAAAAAGGCACTTTAATTTATAAACTGGCGACTAATGCTACTACCAATAATTTTGGTGGGGCTTCATTTACTCAAACAAAGAATTCAATGACTTCTAGTGATGCCACTTGGTTGTCAAACTACCCTGATACCTGGGAGACTGGCGATATCAAAAGAGCTTTATGGGCTATTGATAAATCTCGATATGATAAATCTCAAAAAACATCCGTTTATAATTTTTTATCCACTGGTATTAAAGTAAATATTTTTGTATTTACTACAAATGCTGTTTTTTCCAGAATTAAGGTACCGGGAATAGGTGTTGTTGGCTCATTAGGAGGAAACGTACAATTTGATTCCAATCATTTTTGCCATAATTTAGATAATTCCGGTGATCCAATTTGCACTATTTGGAGCAAAATTAAATCTCCTGATTTAGAGCATGGATCTAATTTAGTATTTGCCGCACACAGAGGGTATTGGGGATACGACTTAGGTAATGGTCCTCCTGAAAATACTCCTGAAGCAATAAAAGCCGCCTTGAAGTACACAAAAGTTATAGAATCGGATATTACGCGGACGAAAGATAATTTAATAGTTGTAAGTCATGACTATTACTTGCCCCGTCTTACAAACTATTCCGGACCAGATACGGATTATATTTATGATAAAACCCTGAATGAATTAAAAACATTAAAGTTAAGAAAACGCAATGGGACTGTCAGTGACAATAATTTTATAACTTTTTCTGATCTGTTAGATGAAATGATTGCAAACAAAACAATATTAACTATTGATATTAAATCTGCAAAATCCCGAAATGATATGTATACCAAAGAGTGCATAGCAAGGTGCGATTATGATCCGCTACTGAATCCAATAAACGCAGACAGAATGCAAAAAGAGGATTATATGTTAATATTGAGAAAATGTATTGAAGTAGCCAACACTAAAAATGCCTTAAAATATTTAGCATTCAAAGTAACTTATCCCTATCAAGATATTGTAAATGGTATGCCGCCCGGTTTCGACATAAATTTGCTTTCCAAAATCCTATATTTTCCTGTTCTGCAACCTGGTGGCGATATTCAGTCTAAAGCTCAATTTATTGACACTTGGTACAGTGCTGCAGGCAATAAAATTATGGCTTTTGAAACCAACTTTAAAAGTGAGAACGAAACTACTATCGCCTCTTTTAGTAGAGGAGGTAAATTATATAGAAACTTATTTGAGTATGCTTATAAAGTAACTGGATTAAGGCCAGGAATTTATTCTGAAGAGGCTATGGGGCCTAAAGGTAACGTAGACAGATGGGCACAATGGAATATTAAAGATATGCGTATTGACGTTAGAGGAGACCATTATTTTTTAAATAGTATCCCTTACTTTAATATATCCGTTCTGACAACTGACAGACCTGATATCTGGTCCCAAATACAATCCAAATTTTGA
- a CDS encoding alpha/beta hydrolase: MKKVYLLITLISFSVFSQKKFDNIKSEKLGEERRITIGLPESYEANPDKKYPVLYLLDGDYLFDPFSGAISYGTYWGDLPEMIIIGVHQNKNDEREDDTTIDQNTGLPFEKGANFFEFVGAELVPYIEKKYRTSPFRIIAGHDVTASFINFYLYKEQPLFNAYIAFSPELANKMEIRVPEKLAKVTEPVFYYLSAADGDNKKLKEPIEKLDSNIKIANNPLVSYKYDLFKGTTHYTQVLHAIPSALYQIFDVYKPINSLEYNNKIAVLETGYADYLENKYNTMSKVLGVQIPVRMSDFKVIENLILKKNAYDELGKMAEIGNVNYPKAMLGEYELGLMYEKMGDPKRASKKYQNASQMEPIGDLNKDLMYEKMDQMNALAKTTK; encoded by the coding sequence ATGAAAAAAGTTTACCTACTTATTACCTTAATTTCATTTTCTGTCTTTTCGCAGAAAAAATTTGACAACATTAAATCCGAAAAGCTCGGAGAAGAACGAAGAATAACTATTGGTCTTCCGGAATCTTACGAAGCCAATCCCGATAAAAAATATCCCGTTTTGTATTTACTGGATGGTGATTATTTATTCGATCCTTTTTCCGGCGCGATAAGTTACGGTACTTATTGGGGAGACTTACCCGAGATGATCATCATTGGCGTTCATCAGAATAAAAACGACGAACGCGAGGACGATACTACGATTGATCAGAACACAGGGCTTCCTTTTGAAAAAGGAGCGAACTTTTTTGAATTTGTGGGTGCTGAATTAGTCCCTTACATTGAGAAAAAATACCGTACCTCGCCTTTCAGAATTATTGCCGGTCATGATGTAACCGCCAGTTTCATTAATTTTTACCTTTACAAAGAACAGCCTCTTTTTAACGCCTATATTGCTTTTAGTCCGGAACTGGCAAATAAAATGGAAATTAGAGTACCGGAGAAGCTTGCCAAAGTTACAGAACCTGTGTTCTACTACCTTTCTGCAGCCGACGGAGACAATAAAAAACTCAAAGAACCAATCGAAAAATTAGACAGCAATATTAAAATCGCTAATAATCCATTAGTAAGCTACAAATACGATTTATTTAAAGGCACCACCCACTATACTCAGGTTTTACATGCAATTCCGAGTGCCTTATATCAAATTTTCGATGTTTACAAGCCTATTAATTCCCTCGAATACAACAATAAAATTGCTGTTCTGGAAACGGGATATGCAGATTATTTAGAAAATAAATACAACACCATGTCTAAAGTTCTGGGAGTTCAGATTCCGGTGAGAATGAGTGATTTCAAAGTAATTGAAAACCTGATTCTAAAAAAGAACGCTTATGACGAATTAGGCAAAATGGCTGAAATTGGAAACGTAAACTATCCGAAAGCCATGTTGGGAGAATATGAATTAGGGTTGATGTACGAAAAAATGGGAGATCCTAAAAGAGCTTCTAAAAAATACCAAAATGCTTCTCAAATGGAGCCAATTGGTGATTTGAATAAAGATTTAATGTACGAGAAAATGGATCAGATGAATGCATTAGCAAAAACCACCAAATAA
- the radA gene encoding DNA repair protein RadA, giving the protein MSKVKTSFFCQNCGTQYAKWQGQCNACKEWNTIAEEIIQKQEKVAWKSEPTSNGKAPRPLKINEIDSAQEIRMNTTDGELNRVLGGGIVPGSLTLLGGEPGIGKSTLLLQISLKLPYKTLYVSGEESQKQIKMRAERITPNSDNCYILTETKTQNIFKQIEAIQPEIVIIDSIQTLHTDYIESTAGSISQIRETTAELIKFAKETNIPVILIGHITKDGNIAGPKILEHMVDTVLQFEGDRNHVYRILRSLKNRFGSTAELGIYEMLGSGLREVSNPSEILISHKDEELSGTAIATTLEGMRPLMIEIQSLVSTAVYGTPQRSTTGYNAKRLNMILAVLEKRAGFRLGAKDVFLNVTGGISVDDPAIDLAVVAAILSSNEDIPVTKGFCFAGEVGLSGEIRPVNRVDQRIQEAEKLGFTTIFVSKYNKIALKNIGIKIELVAKIEDVASILFG; this is encoded by the coding sequence ATGTCAAAAGTTAAAACTTCCTTTTTTTGCCAAAACTGCGGAACTCAGTATGCCAAATGGCAAGGACAATGCAATGCCTGTAAAGAATGGAATACTATTGCTGAAGAAATTATCCAGAAGCAGGAAAAAGTAGCCTGGAAAAGCGAACCTACTTCAAACGGTAAAGCGCCGCGCCCTTTAAAAATTAACGAAATTGATTCGGCACAGGAAATTCGAATGAATACTACTGATGGTGAATTAAACCGTGTTTTGGGAGGCGGAATTGTTCCAGGATCCTTAACGCTTTTAGGAGGTGAACCGGGTATTGGAAAAAGTACACTTTTGCTCCAAATTTCACTTAAACTGCCATACAAAACCTTATACGTTTCCGGTGAGGAAAGTCAGAAGCAAATCAAAATGCGCGCGGAGAGAATTACTCCGAACAGCGACAATTGCTACATCTTGACGGAAACCAAAACACAAAATATCTTCAAACAAATTGAAGCCATACAGCCTGAAATTGTAATTATCGATTCGATTCAGACTTTACATACCGATTATATTGAATCTACTGCAGGAAGTATTTCTCAAATCCGAGAAACCACTGCCGAACTCATCAAATTTGCCAAAGAAACCAATATTCCGGTTATCTTAATCGGACATATCACAAAAGACGGAAACATTGCCGGACCTAAAATCCTCGAGCACATGGTCGATACGGTCTTACAGTTTGAAGGCGATCGCAATCATGTGTACCGAATTTTACGTTCGTTAAAAAATCGTTTTGGTTCTACCGCCGAACTTGGAATTTACGAAATGCTGGGCAGTGGTTTACGCGAAGTATCCAACCCTTCCGAGATTTTAATCTCTCATAAAGACGAAGAATTATCCGGAACAGCAATTGCTACCACGCTCGAAGGCATGCGTCCTTTGATGATCGAAATACAATCACTGGTGAGTACCGCAGTTTACGGAACTCCGCAACGAAGTACAACGGGTTACAATGCCAAAAGATTAAACATGATTTTAGCGGTTCTCGAAAAAAGAGCCGGATTTCGTTTAGGAGCGAAAGATGTCTTTTTGAACGTTACAGGTGGAATTTCTGTCGATGACCCTGCGATTGATTTAGCTGTTGTTGCTGCAATTTTATCTTCCAACGAAGACATTCCGGTAACCAAAGGCTTCTGTTTTGCCGGAGAGGTTGGACTTTCAGGTGAAATTCGCCCGGTAAATCGTGTTGACCAACGTATTCAGGAAGCTGAAAAACTTGGATTCACCACTATCTTTGTATCCAAATACAATAAAATTGCGTTAAAAAATATAGGAATCAAAATTGAATTGGTGGCTAAAATTGAAGATGTGGCCAGTATTCTTTTTGGATAA
- a CDS encoding transglycosylase domain-containing protein: protein MKFPKQKIYKVLLILALVLVVLFLGFYFFRDSLLKQAIAKVTHKMNTEYNSTFSVKSASFDGLSGIKLTNVILVPKNADTLCHIQKIETSISLANLLIGDVQIGTLKVNNGYIQLVKKGNIRNFDAFLKKDKSDSDKNEKRKYASFAYRIISKLLNLVPTDMKLENLNFRIDDNGKKTSVAINKLVLDNKQLETNLHVQSKDFDQRWNIKGFADPRNKKADIRFFNLDTGAIRVPYLDERYNLKASFDSIRLNVQNIEKDGSELHLDGYTSIANLKINHPKIASKDVVIKNARFDYRFLLGDSFISIDSTSTMQLNKIKLHPYVSYDTEKDTVYTLKVNIPKMEAQDFIVSLPEGLFTHFEGMEAAGSFDYKLDFKFNKNKPNALVFDSKLNKEGLKITKYGEADLNKLNGEFVYRAIIQNVLQRPVLVGNANPNYTPLDQISPYLRKCVLTTEDPSFFSHRGFINEAFKQSILKNIRTKKFSRGASTISMQLIKNVFLTREKTLSRKLEEILLVYILENNRVVSKERMLEVYFNIIEWGPNVYGIGEASHFYFQKSPANLNVDECLYLATIIPKPRKFMYQFNDQGNLRDYALKNQKFLKNLMFRRGLLVPEDTLGQLPVYISGNARSLIRIKAPDSTAVKNDSLAIEDEFDL from the coding sequence ATGAAATTCCCAAAACAAAAAATATACAAAGTCCTCCTAATACTTGCATTAGTATTGGTAGTACTTTTTTTAGGGTTTTACTTTTTTCGCGATTCACTTCTGAAACAAGCTATCGCTAAAGTAACCCACAAAATGAATACGGAATACAACAGTACATTTTCTGTAAAATCAGCTTCATTTGATGGTTTGTCCGGTATAAAACTAACCAATGTGATTCTGGTTCCTAAAAATGCCGATACTCTTTGCCATATTCAAAAAATAGAAACCAGTATCAGTCTTGCCAATTTACTGATTGGTGATGTACAAATCGGAACTCTAAAAGTCAACAACGGCTACATTCAACTGGTTAAAAAAGGAAATATTCGCAATTTTGATGCTTTCTTAAAAAAAGACAAATCAGATTCAGACAAAAACGAAAAGCGCAAATACGCTTCCTTTGCTTATCGCATCATTTCGAAACTATTAAATCTGGTTCCGACCGATATGAAGCTCGAGAATTTGAATTTCAGAATTGACGACAATGGCAAAAAAACGTCTGTAGCGATCAACAAACTGGTTTTAGACAACAAACAGCTTGAAACCAACCTTCATGTTCAAAGCAAAGATTTTGATCAGCGCTGGAACATTAAAGGCTTTGCCGATCCGAGAAATAAAAAAGCAGACATTCGTTTTTTTAATCTGGATACCGGAGCCATTCGTGTTCCGTACTTAGACGAACGTTACAACTTAAAAGCGAGCTTTGATTCAATCCGCCTGAATGTTCAAAACATTGAAAAAGACGGCAGTGAACTGCACCTTGACGGTTATACGTCTATCGCCAATTTAAAAATCAATCATCCGAAAATTGCCAGCAAAGACGTTGTGATTAAAAATGCCCGTTTTGATTATCGTTTCTTACTTGGAGATAGCTTTATTTCGATCGACAGCACTTCGACCATGCAGTTGAATAAAATCAAACTGCATCCTTATGTTTCTTATGACACTGAGAAAGACACCGTTTATACTTTAAAAGTAAACATTCCGAAAATGGAGGCACAAGATTTTATTGTTTCCCTGCCGGAAGGTTTGTTTACCCATTTTGAAGGAATGGAAGCTGCCGGAAGTTTTGACTACAAACTCGATTTTAAATTCAATAAAAACAAACCGAACGCTTTGGTTTTTGATAGTAAACTCAACAAAGAAGGTTTAAAAATTACGAAATACGGCGAGGCAGATCTTAACAAGCTGAATGGAGAGTTTGTTTATCGCGCTATTATTCAAAATGTGCTGCAACGACCGGTTTTGGTTGGAAATGCAAATCCGAACTATACGCCTTTAGATCAAATTTCACCTTATTTACGAAAATGTGTTCTGACGACTGAGGATCCGTCGTTCTTTTCGCATCGTGGTTTTATCAATGAAGCGTTTAAACAATCCATTTTAAAGAACATCAGAACTAAAAAATTCTCACGCGGCGCAAGTACCATTAGCATGCAGCTGATTAAAAATGTTTTCCTGACCAGAGAAAAAACACTTTCACGCAAACTTGAAGAAATTTTACTGGTTTACATTTTAGAGAACAATCGCGTTGTAAGCAAGGAAAGAATGCTGGAAGTTTATTTCAACATTATCGAATGGGGACCTAATGTGTACGGGATTGGAGAAGCAAGTCATTTTTACTTCCAGAAAAGCCCCGCTAATTTGAATGTTGATGAATGTCTGTACTTAGCGACAATTATTCCGAAACCCAGAAAATTCATGTATCAGTTTAATGATCAAGGCAATTTAAGGGATTATGCATTGAAAAATCAAAAATTCCTGAAGAATTTAATGTTCCGAAGAGGTTTGTTGGTTCCTGAAGATACTCTTGGACAATTACCCGTTTACATTTCGGGAAATGCGCGTTCCTTGATCAGAATTAAGGCTCCTGATTCTACAGCGGTGAAGAATGATTCTTTGGCGATTGAAGACGAATTTGACCTGTAA
- a CDS encoding NADP(H)-dependent aldo-keto reductase: MKYTTLPHTDIKVSKINLGTMTFGQQNTEAEGHQQMDYALERGVNFFDTAEMYSVPAREETYGSTEKIIGTWFKKSGNRDKVVLATKIAGPNPAFTYMREKGDFSPASIKYALENSLRRLQTDYIDLYQMHWPERKTNCFGQRAFNGHDDVWEDNFREVLETFDGLIKEGKIKHIGVSNENAWGMMRFLEESKYQNLPRIKTVQNPYSLLNRLFEVGSAEVSKYENVGLLAYSPLAFGVLTGKFLTGEAHPNARINLFPQYTRYNSAQSTQATKLYQEIAIKHGLTLTQLAMGFVLQQPFLTSAIIGATTMEQLKENIDTIDVVLSEEIIAEINAVQAIIPDPAP; the protein is encoded by the coding sequence ATGAAATACACCACTTTACCCCATACCGACATAAAAGTTAGTAAAATCAATCTCGGAACGATGACTTTCGGGCAACAGAATACAGAAGCCGAAGGGCATCAGCAAATGGATTACGCATTGGAGAGAGGCGTTAATTTTTTTGATACAGCCGAAATGTATTCCGTTCCCGCACGCGAAGAAACTTACGGAAGTACAGAGAAAATTATAGGAACCTGGTTCAAGAAATCGGGAAATCGTGACAAAGTGGTATTGGCTACCAAAATTGCCGGTCCAAATCCTGCGTTCACGTACATGCGTGAAAAAGGTGATTTCTCACCAGCAAGCATCAAATATGCTTTAGAGAATAGTTTAAGACGTCTGCAAACCGATTATATCGATTTGTATCAGATGCATTGGCCGGAGCGAAAAACCAATTGTTTTGGACAACGCGCTTTTAACGGTCACGACGATGTTTGGGAAGATAACTTCAGAGAAGTACTAGAAACATTTGACGGCTTAATTAAAGAAGGTAAAATAAAACATATTGGAGTTTCAAATGAGAATGCCTGGGGAATGATGCGTTTTTTAGAAGAAAGCAAATACCAGAACCTTCCGAGGATTAAAACAGTTCAAAATCCGTACAGTTTGCTGAATCGTCTTTTTGAAGTAGGTTCTGCCGAAGTTTCAAAGTATGAAAATGTAGGATTGTTGGCTTATTCGCCTTTGGCTTTTGGAGTTTTGACGGGTAAATTTTTAACCGGGGAAGCGCATCCAAATGCCAGAATCAATCTTTTTCCGCAATATACACGTTACAATAGTGCGCAAAGTACACAGGCCACAAAATTATATCAGGAAATCGCGATTAAACATGGTTTAACCTTAACCCAATTAGCGATGGGATTTGTGTTACAGCAGCCATTTTTAACAAGCGCTATTATTGGTGCCACAACTATGGAGCAACTAAAAGAAAATATTGATACAATTGATGTAGTACTGTCAGAAGAAATCATAGCAGAAATTAATGCTGTTCAGGCCATAATTCCTGATCCGGCTCCTTAA
- a CDS encoding GEVED domain-containing protein: protein MDYNQDGDFTDPGETVWKSKQGTDPVSGTITIPSTASLGSTRMRIELRSILSLPGTPVTDPPFGTGCGTFEYGQVEDYTLNIKAKL from the coding sequence ATCGATTACAATCAAGATGGCGATTTCACTGATCCGGGAGAAACAGTCTGGAAAAGTAAACAAGGAACCGATCCGGTAAGCGGAACGATTACGATCCCCTCCACAGCATCGCTAGGTTCTACCAGAATGAGAATCGAGCTGAGAAGTATATTATCTCTGCCAGGTACACCCGTTACTGATCCTCCTTTTGGAACCGGCTGCGGAACTTTTGAGTATGGACAGGTCGAAGATTATACGTTAAATATTAAAGCAAAATTGTAA
- a CDS encoding flagellar motor protein MotB — MIKKASVGLLVVAMSMTSCVSKKIYNDLETKYSDLKKENRAIADENESLQKSKNQLELDRDALTKDLNATKTDLEKQKADLAAQQKKYKVLQDSYNALEKNSNDALESNMAKNRELLAQLEAKSKKLAEEQARLDKTANRLNELEAMIAAKEEAMRKLKETLSKALNGFEGKGLTVEQKNGKVYVSMENKLLFNSGSWAVGTEGRKAVVELGKVLGDNPDLSVLIEGHTDDDPYAGSGPIANNWDLSTKRATAIVNILSENAKINKQKLTAAGRSEFSPLASNATPEGKAKNRRIEIILTPRLDEIAEMLNSIN, encoded by the coding sequence ATGATTAAAAAGGCCTCTGTAGGATTACTGGTTGTAGCAATGTCTATGACCTCATGTGTGTCCAAGAAAATTTACAACGATCTTGAAACCAAATATTCGGATCTGAAAAAAGAAAACCGTGCAATTGCTGATGAAAATGAGAGTTTGCAGAAATCAAAAAATCAGTTAGAACTTGATCGTGATGCTTTAACAAAAGATTTAAATGCAACTAAAACAGATCTTGAAAAACAAAAAGCAGATCTGGCCGCACAGCAGAAAAAATATAAAGTACTTCAGGACTCTTACAATGCTTTAGAGAAAAACAGCAACGATGCTTTAGAAAGTAATATGGCTAAGAATCGTGAACTGTTAGCACAACTGGAGGCAAAATCTAAAAAATTAGCTGAAGAACAAGCTCGTTTGGATAAAACTGCAAATCGTTTGAACGAATTGGAAGCGATGATTGCCGCAAAAGAAGAGGCAATGCGTAAATTGAAAGAAACTTTGTCTAAAGCATTAAACGGTTTTGAAGGAAAAGGGCTGACGGTAGAACAAAAAAACGGAAAAGTATATGTTTCGATGGAAAACAAACTGCTTTTTAATTCAGGAAGCTGGGCCGTTGGTACCGAAGGTAGAAAAGCTGTAGTGGAACTTGGAAAAGTTTTAGGGGATAATCCGGATCTTTCGGTTTTAATTGAAGGGCATACCGATGATGATCCTTACGCAGGTTCAGGGCCAATTGCAAATAACTGGGATTTATCTACCAAGAGAGCTACTGCTATCGTGAACATTTTAAGCGAGAACGCTAAGATTAATAAACAAAAACTGACCGCTGCCGGAAGAAGCGAATTCTCTCCGTTGGCCAGTAACGCAACTCCGGAAGGGAAAGCAAAAAACCGCCGTATCGAAATCATTTTAACACCAAGATTAGATGAGATTGCGGAGATGCTTAATAGTATAAATTAA
- a CDS encoding exodeoxyribonuclease III, which translates to MKIISYNVNGIRAAITKGFIEWLQQANPDVICLQEIKATEEQIPVEEITKAGYPYQYYYPATKKGYSGVAILSKTKPNNVVYGTGIQHMDFEGRNLRADFDDCSVMSLYLPSGTNIERLDHKFMFMDDFQTYINELKLTIPNLIICGDYNICHEAIDIHDPVRNKTVSGFLPAERAWLDAFMKSGFIDSFRHFNKEPHHYSWWSYRAGARGNNKGWRIDYNLVSNVMEHRLKRAVILPDAVHSDHCPVLVEIE; encoded by the coding sequence ATGAAAATTATCTCTTATAATGTAAACGGAATACGTGCCGCAATTACCAAAGGTTTTATCGAATGGCTGCAACAAGCTAATCCAGATGTGATTTGTCTTCAGGAAATAAAAGCTACTGAAGAACAGATTCCGGTTGAGGAGATTACCAAAGCAGGTTATCCTTATCAATATTATTATCCGGCAACTAAAAAAGGATATAGTGGTGTTGCTATCTTGTCTAAAACAAAACCGAATAATGTGGTGTACGGAACCGGAATTCAGCATATGGATTTTGAAGGGCGTAACCTTCGTGCCGATTTTGATGATTGCTCTGTAATGAGTTTGTACCTGCCTTCAGGAACTAATATTGAAAGACTGGATCATAAATTTATGTTTATGGACGATTTTCAAACGTATATTAATGAGTTAAAATTAACGATTCCGAATTTGATTATTTGTGGTGATTACAACATTTGTCATGAAGCGATTGATATTCACGATCCGGTTCGAAATAAAACGGTTTCAGGGTTTTTACCGGCAGAACGTGCCTGGCTTGATGCATTTATGAAATCTGGTTTTATAGACAGTTTCCGTCATTTTAATAAAGAACCACATCATTATTCCTGGTGGAGTTATCGTGCAGGAGCCCGAGGAAACAACAAAGGCTGGCGTATCGATTACAATCTGGTGAGTAATGTTATGGAGCATAGACTAAAACGAGCAGTCATTCTTCCGGATGCCGTTCATTCAGACCATTGTCCTGTTTTAGTCGAAATCGAGTAA